Proteins from a genomic interval of Nostoc sp. TCL240-02:
- a CDS encoding glycosyltransferase family 4 protein, translated as MLNSINDAKQNNKQLHRGIFEEDLIYQCSNFNVGEGGGVETYLASLFEHRPPEVSDRVIKSLKGVNQSQFKLLHIHSPDLLLQLTGECPTVFSVHNHSIYCPSGTKYLAGQRTICDRNFSYLGCTWGKLVDKCGSRRPLRTLKELQNTHQLLDTLKKVKITFVANSEYVRQELIKNGLPSEQIVTLHCGISVPQIKTAPLSLEVHQNHRILFVGRIVSDKGLEWLLKTLIHTNPQIKLDIAGEGWERPRLEKLANTLGLSNRIVWHGWCDADKINQLYQQCFTVIFPSVWPEPAGLVTLEAYANYRPVIGSAVGGIPEHLRDGETGILVPANDIKKLVDAIHDLYEDYQKSRQMGEQGHALLMKEFTMAAHVNNLRTIYTNTIADFPPRAKKLYSIPQVK; from the coding sequence ATGCTTAACTCAATCAATGATGCCAAACAAAATAATAAACAATTGCACAGAGGGATTTTTGAAGAAGACCTGATTTATCAATGCTCTAATTTTAATGTAGGTGAGGGTGGAGGTGTTGAAACTTATTTAGCTTCTCTGTTTGAACATCGACCACCTGAAGTTAGCGATCGCGTGATAAAATCGCTCAAGGGTGTTAACCAAAGCCAATTCAAGCTGCTGCACATCCACAGTCCAGATTTATTATTGCAGCTTACGGGCGAATGTCCTACTGTCTTTAGTGTTCATAATCACTCAATATACTGTCCTAGTGGCACAAAGTATTTAGCAGGACAGCGCACAATCTGCGATCGCAACTTCTCTTACTTGGGTTGTACTTGGGGTAAACTAGTAGATAAATGCGGTAGCCGCAGACCGTTACGAACTCTTAAAGAACTTCAAAATACTCATCAGTTATTAGATACCTTAAAAAAGGTAAAAATTACTTTTGTTGCTAATAGCGAATATGTGCGTCAAGAGTTGATTAAAAACGGTTTACCTTCTGAGCAAATTGTAACGCTACACTGTGGTATCTCTGTACCGCAAATAAAGACTGCTCCTCTAAGTTTAGAAGTCCATCAAAATCATAGAATTTTGTTTGTTGGTCGCATTGTTTCTGATAAAGGTCTGGAATGGCTGCTTAAAACCTTAATACATACAAATCCGCAAATTAAACTTGATATCGCAGGTGAAGGCTGGGAACGACCACGGTTAGAAAAACTAGCAAATACACTCGGATTAAGTAATCGGATTGTTTGGCATGGTTGGTGCGATGCTGACAAAATAAATCAACTTTATCAACAGTGTTTTACAGTCATATTCCCTAGTGTTTGGCCTGAACCTGCCGGTCTTGTAACTCTGGAAGCTTATGCTAATTATCGTCCTGTAATTGGTAGTGCAGTCGGAGGCATCCCAGAACATTTACGAGATGGAGAAACGGGTATTCTGGTTCCAGCTAATGATATCAAAAAGCTGGTTGATGCTATTCATGATTTGTATGAAGATTATCAAAAAAGCAGACAAATGGGTGAACAAGGCCATGCTTTATTGATGAAGGAATTTACAATGGCTGCTCATGTAAATAATCTGCGAACAATTTATACAAACACAATAGCTGACTTTCCTCCGAGAGCGAAAAAATTATATAGCATTCCTCAAGTGAAATAA
- the hepA gene encoding heterocyst formation ABC transporter subunit HepA — protein MNFQLPQKFRSLLKASSFWQDNSLILREFKHFRKIVILALTFSILAATFEGVSIGFLLSFLQSLTSPNAQPVQTGIEWFDTLVLGSKSSSINRLYRISSLILLSTWLRVAFNYFGLVYTELSQLYFGDRLRKQIFEQLQSLSLSYFAKTRSGELINTITTEIERIRQGFSGAAFLVTRGITTLVYLISMFLISWQLTVISALLFTLLGVGLSNLNARVRESSFGMTTANANFTSTAIEFINGIRTVHSCGTQEFERQRYYKASDKVVSTTTKVVFTWTLVKPIAEGVATTVLVGMIILAFTSLVTNGTLQVASLLTFFFVLFRFIPFVQDINGTRAYLSTLHGSADNIKNLLKSDDKNYFQNGKLQFKALERAINLVSVDFGYDDQNIVLHNITLTIEKGKMTALVGASGAGKTTLADLIPRFYNATEGNVYIDEVDIRLFEINSLRRKIAVVSQDTFIFNTDVWQNIAYGTPQATNEQIQEAAKLANALEFILEMPEGFNTQLGDRGVRLSGGQRQRIAIARALLRNPEILILDEATSALDSVSERLIQDSLEKLSVGRTVIAIAHRLSTIAKADKVVVLEAGRIVEQGKYQELLARQGKLWEYHQMQYYNS, from the coding sequence ATGAATTTTCAACTTCCTCAAAAATTTCGTAGTCTGCTCAAAGCTTCTAGCTTTTGGCAAGACAACTCTTTGATATTGCGAGAATTTAAACACTTCCGCAAAATAGTAATTTTAGCTCTGACATTCTCGATTTTAGCAGCAACCTTTGAAGGAGTAAGTATTGGTTTTTTACTTTCCTTCTTGCAAAGCTTAACTAGTCCCAACGCTCAACCTGTCCAAACAGGAATAGAATGGTTTGATACTTTAGTCTTAGGATCTAAGTCATCATCAATTAACCGTCTATACCGCATATCTTCACTGATATTATTAAGTACTTGGCTACGTGTTGCCTTTAATTATTTTGGACTAGTTTATACTGAACTATCCCAACTGTATTTTGGCGATCGCTTACGCAAGCAAATTTTTGAACAGTTACAATCCTTATCGTTAAGTTACTTTGCCAAAACTCGTTCTGGCGAACTAATTAACACAATAACCACAGAAATTGAAAGAATTAGACAGGGTTTTAGTGGTGCAGCATTTTTAGTAACTAGAGGGATAACAACTCTTGTCTACTTAATCTCAATGTTTTTGATATCATGGCAACTAACTGTAATTTCAGCATTACTATTTACACTTTTAGGTGTAGGGTTATCTAATCTGAATGCCAGAGTCAGAGAATCCAGTTTTGGTATGACAACTGCCAATGCTAACTTTACATCAACAGCCATAGAATTTATTAATGGCATTCGCACTGTTCATTCTTGTGGTACTCAAGAATTTGAGCGCCAGCGTTACTACAAAGCTAGCGACAAGGTAGTAAGTACTACAACTAAAGTTGTCTTCACGTGGACACTTGTCAAGCCAATTGCTGAAGGGGTAGCTACTACAGTATTGGTGGGAATGATTATTTTGGCATTCACTAGCCTGGTTACTAATGGAACGCTTCAAGTTGCTTCTTTGCTAACATTTTTCTTTGTGCTATTTCGCTTCATCCCGTTTGTTCAAGATATTAATGGTACACGAGCATATCTCAGTACTCTACATGGTTCGGCAGACAATATTAAAAATCTGTTGAAAAGTGATGATAAAAATTATTTCCAGAATGGAAAACTTCAGTTTAAGGCTTTAGAAAGAGCAATAAATTTAGTATCTGTAGATTTCGGTTATGATGACCAAAACATAGTACTACATAACATTACCCTAACTATTGAAAAGGGAAAAATGACTGCACTAGTAGGAGCATCTGGTGCTGGTAAAACTACCCTTGCTGATTTAATTCCCCGATTTTACAATGCCACAGAGGGAAATGTTTATATCGATGAAGTTGATATAAGACTGTTTGAAATTAACTCTCTACGTCGGAAAATAGCTGTTGTCAGTCAGGATACATTTATCTTCAATACTGATGTTTGGCAAAACATTGCTTATGGCACTCCACAAGCCACTAATGAGCAAATTCAAGAAGCTGCTAAATTAGCGAATGCACTGGAATTTATTTTAGAAATGCCCGAAGGTTTTAATACCCAATTGGGAGATCGGGGTGTTAGATTATCTGGAGGACAAAGACAGCGAATTGCGATCGCACGCGCACTACTAAGGAACCCAGAAATTTTGATTTTGGATGAAGCAACTAGCGCCTTAGATTCTGTATCTGAGCGCTTAATTCAAGATTCATTAGAAAAGCTATCTGTGGGTAGAACAGTAATTGCGATCGCTCACCGTCTTTCTACTATTGCAAAAGCAGATAAAGTTGTGGTCTTGGAAGCAGGACGGATAGTAGAACAGGGCAAGTATCAAGAATTACTCGCACGCCAAGGCAAGCTTTGGGAATATCACCAGATGCAATACTATAATTCGTAA
- the hepC gene encoding heterocyst development glycosyltransferase HepC has protein sequence MTTSIIPTLENLYDVTQEHQDNRGYCTLLWRRGQLLVKQPGRVKQPHLPALNSKRSLVECLQHSPVSLVNIDPKLGETLLRFWADACQEAQKPIFLSIPAGNKPSNQPWRQLQRLIDWIAALVLLLLVSPVMLGLIALVQVYSPGTLFCREWRVGERGKLFQAMKFYTHNITPLGRWMGKYNLDNLPQLFNVLRGDMSLTGGGSNCWTLEDAVQLNKLPDIKASWEVEAQSHLLHLDSQTL, from the coding sequence ATGACAACTTCAATAATTCCAACTCTAGAGAATTTATATGATGTAACCCAGGAACACCAAGATAATCGTGGGTACTGCACACTCCTGTGGCGGCGGGGTCAGCTGTTGGTAAAGCAGCCTGGACGAGTGAAACAACCACATCTGCCTGCATTAAATAGTAAGCGATCGCTAGTAGAATGCTTACAACATTCTCCTGTAAGTTTGGTAAACATAGATCCAAAGCTGGGTGAAACTTTGCTGAGGTTTTGGGCAGATGCATGTCAAGAAGCTCAAAAACCAATATTCCTCAGCATACCAGCTGGCAATAAACCTTCTAACCAACCCTGGAGACAATTGCAGCGACTAATTGATTGGATTGCTGCTTTGGTACTACTGCTATTAGTAAGTCCAGTAATGCTGGGATTGATTGCATTAGTGCAGGTTTACTCACCAGGAACGCTTTTTTGCCGTGAATGGCGTGTTGGAGAACGGGGTAAACTCTTTCAAGCAATGAAGTTTTACACGCACAACATTACACCACTAGGGCGTTGGATGGGTAAATACAATCTCGACAATCTCCCACAGTTATTTAACGTGCTGCGGGGTGACATGAGTTTGACTGGTGGTGGATCTAATTGCTGGACTTTAGAAGATGCAGTACAGCTAAATAAACTACCAGACATTAAAGCTTCCTGGGAAGTAGAGGCACAGTCTCACCTGTTACATCTAGATAGCCAAACACTGTAA
- a CDS encoding polysaccharide biosynthesis tyrosine autokinase, with translation MVQTSLNPHITPASETEPTYGQLFAVFVRRFPWFLAVLISSIAIAGMVTLKTKPTYKSSMQLLVESNYQGKKEGAGVDSQFTDSNIVIDTATQLNLMQSSGLIQKAVDKLQSDYPDISTSEIKASLVLTQLRSKEDNVATKIFQVEYTAGDPEKTQKVLGAIRQVYLEYNKQQQTSRLQKGLQIIREQLSKASEEVNASETNLQRFRRNQNLIDPESQAKAIETALNNIAQERQTTRAQYGEALARQKSLEEQLNRSPQNALVASRLSQSTRYQGLLNEIQKSELALAQERLRFTDQTPNVQKLKEQLQGQKELLQQEVGRTLGGKSASGFTSGDSLLEKGQLGQIDLSLAGQLVETQTTIVALTARDQSLAQKENELRLEIKRFPPLLAYYNRMLPQLQFSRERLEQLLRAEQQLRQELSKGGFNWEVVEDPQKGTQLGPNLQQNLLLGAVVGLMLGGITAFIRDSADDAVHTTAELEKQMALPLLGTTPKLPPAKPRESMIKLPFGKPEVLAPWTIQVLQSPPRWESLDLIYKNIELLNTVANLKSLMITSALPDEGKSALALGLAMSAARLHKRVLLIDANLRDPSLHHQLNLPNEQGLSTLLASDASLPSQISLQYAGSSYIDILTAGPKPADPANLLSSPRMMQLMAAFEENYDLVLIDAPPVLGLVDAMLTASSCRSVVMVASIGIVTRSQLTQATAMLSKLNLIGVVANGVSNSSSNYVPYIKQQQLALRQAVEK, from the coding sequence GTGGTTCAAACTAGCCTAAATCCTCATATAACTCCAGCCTCTGAAACTGAGCCAACTTACGGACAATTGTTTGCCGTATTTGTGCGAAGATTTCCTTGGTTTTTAGCAGTATTAATTAGTTCTATTGCTATAGCAGGTATGGTAACTTTAAAAACCAAACCAACTTATAAAAGTTCAATGCAACTGCTAGTAGAATCTAACTATCAAGGTAAGAAAGAAGGAGCAGGGGTAGATAGCCAGTTTACTGACTCTAATATTGTCATAGATACTGCAACTCAGCTTAACTTGATGCAGAGTTCTGGACTTATCCAAAAAGCAGTTGATAAACTTCAGTCTGATTATCCAGATATCAGTACATCTGAAATTAAAGCTTCTTTGGTCTTAACTCAATTGAGAAGTAAAGAAGATAATGTCGCTACAAAAATCTTTCAAGTTGAATACACTGCTGGAGATCCAGAAAAGACACAAAAAGTCCTCGGTGCAATTCGACAAGTTTATCTGGAATATAACAAACAACAGCAGACTTCGCGGTTACAAAAAGGTCTGCAAATTATTAGAGAACAGTTAAGTAAAGCCAGTGAAGAAGTAAACGCATCTGAGACTAATTTACAAAGATTTCGCAGAAATCAGAACTTAATTGATCCAGAGTCACAGGCCAAAGCGATTGAGACAGCTTTAAATAATATCGCTCAAGAAAGACAGACAACTCGCGCTCAGTATGGCGAGGCCTTAGCACGCCAAAAATCTTTGGAAGAACAACTTAACCGTTCTCCTCAAAATGCTCTAGTTGCTTCTCGTTTGAGTCAGTCTACTCGCTATCAAGGCTTACTAAACGAAATCCAAAAAAGCGAATTGGCACTAGCACAAGAACGCTTACGCTTTACAGATCAGACTCCAAATGTGCAAAAGCTCAAAGAACAGCTTCAGGGTCAGAAGGAATTATTGCAACAAGAAGTAGGAAGGACTTTAGGCGGAAAGTCTGCTAGTGGATTCACTTCTGGAGACTCTCTTCTGGAAAAAGGACAACTTGGTCAAATTGATCTTAGTCTTGCTGGTCAGTTAGTAGAAACGCAGACAACTATAGTTGCTTTAACTGCTCGCGATCAAAGTTTAGCTCAGAAAGAAAACGAGCTACGTTTGGAAATCAAACGCTTCCCGCCTCTGTTAGCTTATTACAATCGGATGCTACCGCAGTTGCAATTTAGCCGTGAAAGGTTAGAGCAACTTTTAAGAGCAGAACAACAATTGCGGCAAGAACTTTCCAAGGGTGGATTTAATTGGGAAGTGGTAGAAGATCCCCAAAAAGGCACACAATTAGGCCCCAATCTTCAGCAGAACTTGCTGTTAGGTGCTGTGGTTGGGTTGATGTTAGGAGGCATTACTGCCTTCATTCGAGATTCTGCTGATGATGCAGTTCATACCACTGCTGAGTTAGAGAAGCAAATGGCTCTACCTTTGTTGGGAACAACCCCCAAGTTACCGCCAGCTAAACCCAGAGAATCAATGATTAAATTGCCCTTTGGCAAGCCAGAAGTTCTCGCCCCTTGGACAATTCAGGTATTGCAATCTCCACCGCGTTGGGAATCGTTGGATCTGATTTACAAGAACATTGAACTTTTAAACACTGTTGCTAACTTGAAGTCTTTGATGATTACCTCAGCTTTACCAGATGAGGGTAAGTCAGCTTTGGCGTTAGGTTTAGCGATGAGTGCTGCCCGTTTACACAAAAGGGTGTTACTAATTGATGCCAACTTACGCGATCCGAGTTTGCACCACCAACTGAATCTTCCTAATGAACAGGGGCTTTCAACTCTACTAGCAAGTGATGCAAGTCTACCCAGCCAGATTAGTCTTCAATACGCAGGTTCTTCCTACATCGATATTTTGACTGCTGGCCCTAAACCTGCTGACCCAGCTAATCTGTTGAGTTCTCCTCGAATGATGCAATTGATGGCAGCTTTTGAGGAAAACTATGATTTGGTACTCATAGACGCTCCCCCAGTTCTCGGCTTGGTGGATGCCATGCTTACCGCATCATCTTGTCGTAGCGTGGTTATGGTGGCAAGCATTGGTATTGTGACTCGAAGTCAGCTTACTCAGGCTACAGCAATGCTAAGTAAGTTAAACCTGATTGGGGTTGTAGCTAACGGGGTATCAAACTCTAGTAGTAATTACGTACCTTATATCAAACAACAGCAATTAGCTTTGCGACAAGCTGTAGAAAAGTAG
- a CDS encoding glycosyltransferase, which yields MKIALVHDYLTQRGGAERVFELLCKRYPEADIFTSLYDRQKTIDLGDRIVNTTFLQKIPCAAKYFRSMAPLYFPAFRSLDLQDYDLIISSSTSFAKAVRKNPHARHICFCHNVTRFLWDTATYLREYGDYRYFAPLIEQVFQVMRKVDLKYAQEPDLYIANSSVVARRIENIYGKKAMMVNYPIDTSKFVFSDIKDEYYLASARMISYKRLDIIVEAFNWLGWRLLISGDGPELARLKSKALQNIVFLGHVSDRTRKDLFSKAKSIIVAALEDYGLVPVEANASGTPVIAYGAGGVLDTQIPGETGVFFKRQTPESLQIALQEANGISWDYDRIRNHAVANFSENAFFGKVEQIINQACGGHQIFI from the coding sequence ATGAAAATTGCTCTAGTCCACGATTATTTAACCCAGCGAGGTGGGGCAGAGCGTGTATTTGAACTGCTTTGTAAGCGTTATCCCGAAGCAGACATTTTCACATCTCTGTACGATCGCCAAAAAACTATCGATCTAGGCGATCGCATAGTCAACACAACCTTCTTACAAAAAATCCCTTGTGCAGCAAAGTATTTCAGGTCAATGGCTCCTCTATACTTTCCTGCCTTTCGCTCCTTGGATCTGCAAGACTACGATCTAATTATTAGCAGTAGCACCAGCTTCGCCAAAGCAGTACGAAAAAATCCTCATGCCCGCCACATTTGCTTTTGCCATAACGTCACCCGTTTCTTATGGGATACAGCAACTTATTTAAGAGAGTACGGAGACTATAGATATTTTGCACCTTTAATTGAACAAGTATTTCAAGTAATGAGAAAGGTAGACCTGAAATATGCCCAGGAACCTGACCTTTACATTGCTAATTCTAGTGTTGTTGCCCGCCGGATTGAAAATATTTATGGCAAAAAGGCAATGATGGTTAACTATCCAATTGATACTAGTAAATTTGTTTTTTCAGATATAAAAGATGAATATTATCTGGCTTCAGCCCGGATGATTAGCTATAAACGCCTTGATATAATAGTCGAAGCTTTTAACTGGCTAGGATGGCGCTTATTAATATCAGGTGACGGGCCAGAACTAGCACGGTTAAAATCTAAAGCATTACAAAATATTGTGTTCTTGGGACACGTAAGTGATAGAACCCGTAAAGACTTGTTTTCCAAAGCCAAGTCTATTATTGTCGCAGCTTTAGAAGATTACGGGTTAGTTCCAGTAGAGGCTAATGCTAGCGGCACACCAGTTATCGCTTATGGTGCCGGTGGAGTATTAGATACTCAAATACCAGGTGAAACAGGAGTCTTTTTCAAAAGACAAACACCCGAATCTCTACAAATTGCATTACAAGAAGCCAATGGCATTTCTTGGGATTACGATCGCATCCGTAATCATGCAGTAGCAAACTTCTCAGAGAATGCCTTCTTTGGGAAAGTTGAGCAAATTATTAACCAAGCTTGTGGCGGGCATCAAATATTCATTTGA
- a CDS encoding NAD(P)H-dependent oxidoreductase encodes MIIIDRALQARAAAGNPIKVGMIGAGFMGRGIANQIVNSVPGMELVAISNRQIDAAKQAYLEAGIEDIQVVATVSELEDAIANGKYAVTEDAKLLCRAEGIEAIIEVTGAVEFGAHVIMEAIAHCKHVIMMNAELDGTIGPILKVYADKAGVILTACDGDQPGVQMNLYRFVKSIGLTPLLCGNIKGLQDPYRNPTTQEGFAKRWGQKPHMVASFADGTKISFEQAIVANATGMKVAKRGMLGYDFNGYVEEMTHLYDVEQLKELGGIVDYVVGAKPGPGVYVFATHDDPKQRHYLNLYKLGEGPLYSFYTPYHLCHFEVPLSVARAVLFGDAVMSPLAGPLVDVVTTAKIDLKAGETLDGIGYYMTYGQCENSPIVQQQNLLPIGLAEGCRLKRDISKDQVLTYEDVELPEGRLCDQLRNEQNNYFAPEKILVAVG; translated from the coding sequence ATGATTATTATCGATCGCGCCTTACAAGCCCGTGCAGCAGCAGGAAATCCTATCAAGGTAGGAATGATCGGTGCTGGTTTTATGGGTCGAGGAATTGCCAACCAAATTGTTAATTCCGTGCCAGGAATGGAGTTAGTTGCTATCTCCAATCGCCAGATTGATGCAGCTAAACAAGCTTATTTGGAAGCAGGAATTGAAGATATTCAAGTTGTTGCAACTGTCAGCGAATTAGAAGATGCGATCGCAAACGGTAAGTATGCAGTCACAGAAGACGCTAAGTTACTGTGTCGGGCTGAGGGCATCGAGGCCATAATCGAAGTCACAGGTGCAGTGGAATTTGGCGCTCACGTCATCATGGAAGCGATCGCTCATTGCAAACATGTGATCATGATGAATGCCGAACTCGACGGCACTATTGGCCCCATCCTGAAAGTCTATGCTGACAAAGCAGGTGTCATTCTTACTGCTTGTGATGGCGATCAGCCAGGGGTGCAAATGAACCTCTACCGCTTTGTAAAAAGCATTGGTTTAACTCCCTTATTGTGCGGTAACATTAAAGGACTCCAAGACCCTTATCGCAACCCCACCACCCAGGAAGGATTTGCTAAACGTTGGGGTCAAAAGCCCCACATGGTGGCTAGCTTCGCTGACGGAACCAAAATTTCCTTCGAGCAAGCGATCGTTGCCAATGCCACAGGGATGAAAGTCGCCAAACGGGGAATGTTAGGATATGACTTCAACGGTTATGTCGAGGAAATGACCCATTTATATGATGTTGAACAACTCAAAGAACTGGGTGGTATTGTCGATTATGTAGTTGGAGCAAAACCAGGCCCAGGCGTATATGTATTTGCCACGCACGACGACCCCAAGCAACGCCACTATCTCAACTTATACAAATTAGGCGAAGGCCCACTTTACAGCTTCTATACTCCTTATCACCTCTGTCATTTTGAAGTTCCCTTGTCCGTAGCGCGTGCAGTCCTCTTCGGTGATGCCGTTATGTCTCCACTCGCAGGCCCGTTAGTAGATGTTGTCACTACCGCCAAAATCGACCTGAAAGCTGGAGAAACCCTAGATGGCATCGGTTACTACATGACCTACGGACAATGTGAAAATTCCCCCATCGTCCAACAGCAAAATCTCCTACCAATTGGTTTAGCCGAAGGATGTCGCCTGAAACGGGATATTTCTAAGGATCAAGTTCTCACTTATGAGGATGTAGAATTACCTGAAGGCAGACTCTGCGACCAACTAAGAAATGAGCAAAACAATTATTTCGCCCCAGAAAAAATCTTGGTAGCAGTTGGGTAA
- a CDS encoding glycosyltransferase has product MSNKILSRIANTISFVSNKVQARINYAKTLEVVSLKPKQPSKGNVLLSYRIEPFLLKPGQPMPNDHTWYWEVWQIAQTYLDLGYNVDVIQFHNDKFVPQKDYVFFIDIRHRMEALAPKLNKDCIKIFHVDIANMVFRNAAECNRLLEVQQRKGVTLKPQRFEVPNLGIEYADCAIVLGNDFTTDTFKYANKPMYRIPISSPVVYPYPDKKDFEAVRKRFLWFGGSALVLKGLDLVLDAFAQMPEYHLTVCGPVSNDKEFEQAFYKELYETPNIHTYGWIDVSSPDFIEVTNNCLGLVYPSVSEGQSGAVISCLQAGLVPILSYESGVDVHDFGVIFDNLSIEEIKAKVISISNLPVEDLKLMSRQAWEYARANHTKEKFAQVYRNVVEQIIENHSQKKHPGSIASSKQPVSSHH; this is encoded by the coding sequence ATGTCAAATAAGATTCTATCTCGTATCGCTAATACTATATCTTTTGTCTCCAACAAAGTACAAGCTCGGATTAATTACGCTAAGACCTTAGAGGTTGTTTCTCTAAAGCCAAAACAACCTTCTAAGGGGAATGTACTTCTTTCTTATCGAATTGAGCCATTCCTCTTAAAACCTGGTCAGCCAATGCCTAATGACCACACTTGGTACTGGGAAGTTTGGCAGATAGCCCAAACTTATTTAGACTTGGGTTATAACGTTGATGTTATCCAGTTCCACAATGATAAATTCGTTCCGCAAAAGGATTACGTTTTTTTCATTGATATCCGTCACCGGATGGAAGCGCTTGCGCCAAAACTTAATAAAGATTGCATTAAAATTTTCCACGTTGACATTGCAAATATGGTGTTTCGCAATGCAGCTGAATGCAACAGGCTTTTAGAAGTACAACAGCGCAAAGGTGTCACCTTAAAACCACAGCGATTTGAGGTTCCTAACTTGGGAATTGAATATGCTGATTGTGCAATTGTGTTGGGTAATGATTTCACAACTGATACATTCAAGTATGCCAACAAACCAATGTATCGTATCCCAATTTCTTCACCTGTCGTTTATCCCTATCCTGATAAGAAAGATTTTGAAGCGGTAAGAAAACGTTTTCTGTGGTTTGGTGGTAGTGCTTTAGTCCTTAAAGGATTAGATTTAGTTTTAGATGCTTTTGCCCAAATGCCGGAATACCATTTAACAGTTTGTGGACCGGTAAGTAATGACAAAGAATTTGAGCAAGCTTTCTATAAAGAACTGTACGAAACACCTAACATTCACACCTATGGATGGATTGATGTTAGTAGCCCTGACTTTATAGAGGTTACAAATAACTGTCTAGGGCTGGTCTATCCTTCCGTTTCTGAAGGACAGTCAGGAGCAGTAATCAGTTGCTTACAAGCTGGGTTAGTTCCCATTTTAAGCTACGAATCTGGTGTGGATGTTCACGATTTTGGTGTGATTTTCGATAACCTTTCCATTGAAGAAATTAAGGCGAAAGTTATCAGTATTTCCAATTTGCCTGTAGAAGACTTAAAGTTGATGTCTCGTCAAGCTTGGGAATATGCAAGAGCAAATCATACTAAAGAAAAGTTTGCTCAAGTCTACAGAAATGTTGTGGAGCAAATTATCGAAAATCACAGCCAGAAAAAACATCCTGGTTCTATAGCATCTAGCAAACAACCAGTTAGTAGCCATCACTAA
- the rfbC gene encoding dTDP-4-dehydrorhamnose 3,5-epimerase, translating into MIFTATELKDAFIIDLEEKPDHRGFFARSFCAQEFEAHGLKPTVAQCNLSFNYKKGTIRGMHYQILPAAETKLIRCTKGAIYDVIIDMRPESPSFLSHIGVELTPENRRALYVPEMFAHGYQALTDETEVVYQVGEFYTPGYERGLRYDDPFFAIDWPLDVTEMSEKDLSWPLLRMMTVGSASK; encoded by the coding sequence ATGATTTTCACCGCAACCGAACTCAAAGACGCATTCATTATTGACTTAGAAGAAAAGCCAGACCACCGTGGTTTTTTTGCTCGGTCTTTCTGCGCTCAAGAATTTGAAGCACACGGATTAAAGCCAACAGTTGCCCAATGCAACCTGTCTTTTAACTACAAAAAAGGCACTATCCGAGGAATGCACTATCAAATTCTGCCAGCAGCAGAAACGAAGTTAATTCGCTGTACTAAAGGCGCTATCTATGACGTAATTATTGATATGCGTCCTGAATCTCCTAGCTTTCTATCACACATTGGGGTGGAACTAACACCAGAAAACCGCCGCGCTTTGTATGTTCCAGAAATGTTTGCTCACGGCTATCAAGCACTTACAGATGAGACTGAAGTTGTATATCAAGTGGGTGAATTTTATACGCCAGGGTATGAGAGAGGTTTACGCTATGATGACCCATTCTTTGCCATTGATTGGCCTCTAGATGTAACTGAAATGTCTGAGAAAGATTTAAGTTGGCCTTTGTTGAGAATGATGACTGTTGGCAGTGCCTCTAAATAA